A stretch of Spirosoma oryzicola DNA encodes these proteins:
- a CDS encoding M1 family metallopeptidase, with the protein MRKTVLMAGLVLWSATLMAQAQPAPTQNANTRFEQLGPMLPTPNTFRTAAGAPGKDYFQNRADYDIKVELDDANQKIIGSETVTYHNNSTDELRFIWLQLDQNLFAKGSIGSVTRTGGVNESGMSFAQLQNLTSVRERSSQQASDKYGYKITSVKDAKSGNALKYTINQTMMRIDLPTPLKPGASYSFNVDWNYFVTEYYGRSGMEFFAKDGNYNYFIAHWFPRLCAYNDVNGWQNKQFLGQGEFTLIFGNYKVAITAPSDHVVGATGECQNYKQVLSATQQKRMAQAATSKTPVIIVSQAEAEAAEKAKPGDTKGKKTWIFDAKNVRDFAFASSRKFIWDAMQTDVYGDGHKIWSMSFYSKEGNPLWGQYSTRVVEHTLKSYGNRTIKYPYPVAISCHGTPGGGMEYPMISFNGGRPEADGTYSEQTKAGMIGVIIHEVGHNFFPMIVNSDERQWTWMDEGLNTFCQYLAEKEWDYNFPSRRGEPQYIVDYMKSDKAVLSPIMTSSDNVISLGPNAYAKPATALNILRETVMGRELFDYAFKEYARRWAFKSPEPADFFRTLEDASGVDLDWFWKGWFYGVEPVDQDLVEVDWFQVDSGDPVATKAAAKAEAQRRAGTVSKQRDAATQAESVVAKDSSMRDFYNSYDPYAVTDTDKKKYQDYLATLSESERSALEKTAGTNFYTLSLKNKGGVPMPVIIRMEFEDGTDSVARFPAEIWRFNDVSIKKVIATSKKVKQWTLDPYQEIADIDADNNSFPRVSQPTRFQLFRQQQRSGAQSQNPMQQRRSNQPPATQGSSKN; encoded by the coding sequence ATGAGAAAGACAGTGCTGATGGCTGGCCTCGTCCTATGGTCAGCCACGCTGATGGCCCAGGCTCAACCGGCTCCGACTCAAAACGCGAACACGCGCTTCGAGCAGTTGGGACCAATGTTGCCGACGCCAAATACCTTCCGAACGGCTGCTGGCGCACCAGGAAAAGACTATTTTCAAAACCGCGCCGATTACGACATCAAGGTTGAACTTGACGATGCCAACCAAAAAATCATTGGTTCTGAAACGGTAACGTATCACAACAACTCAACCGACGAGTTACGCTTTATCTGGCTGCAACTCGATCAAAACCTGTTTGCGAAAGGCTCGATTGGTAGCGTTACCCGCACGGGTGGCGTCAACGAAAGTGGAATGAGTTTTGCTCAGCTACAAAACCTGACTTCCGTTCGGGAGCGTAGCAGCCAGCAGGCTTCGGATAAGTACGGCTACAAAATCACGTCCGTAAAAGATGCGAAGTCTGGCAATGCGCTCAAATACACCATCAACCAGACAATGATGCGGATCGACTTGCCGACGCCCTTGAAGCCCGGTGCAAGTTATTCGTTCAACGTCGATTGGAACTACTTCGTTACGGAGTACTACGGACGGAGCGGTATGGAGTTTTTCGCCAAAGACGGCAACTACAATTACTTCATTGCGCACTGGTTCCCGCGTTTGTGCGCTTACAACGACGTAAATGGCTGGCAGAACAAGCAATTCCTGGGTCAGGGTGAATTCACGCTAATCTTCGGTAATTACAAAGTGGCCATCACTGCGCCAAGCGACCACGTTGTTGGCGCAACCGGCGAGTGCCAGAACTACAAGCAGGTCTTATCGGCTACGCAGCAGAAACGGATGGCACAAGCAGCCACGTCGAAAACGCCAGTTATCATTGTCTCGCAGGCTGAAGCCGAAGCCGCCGAGAAAGCAAAACCCGGCGATACGAAAGGCAAAAAAACCTGGATTTTTGACGCGAAAAATGTTCGTGACTTCGCGTTCGCCAGCAGCCGTAAATTTATCTGGGATGCGATGCAAACCGACGTATATGGCGACGGACACAAGATCTGGAGTATGTCGTTCTATTCTAAAGAAGGCAATCCATTATGGGGCCAGTATTCAACCCGCGTTGTTGAGCATACGCTGAAATCATATGGTAACCGCACAATCAAGTATCCGTATCCAGTTGCAATTTCCTGCCACGGCACACCGGGCGGTGGTATGGAGTACCCGATGATTTCGTTTAATGGTGGCCGTCCTGAAGCTGATGGTACCTATTCTGAACAGACCAAAGCGGGTATGATTGGGGTAATCATTCACGAAGTGGGTCACAACTTCTTCCCGATGATCGTCAACTCCGACGAACGGCAGTGGACCTGGATGGATGAGGGCTTGAACACCTTCTGTCAGTATCTGGCCGAAAAAGAGTGGGACTACAATTTCCCAAGCCGTCGGGGTGAGCCGCAATACATCGTGGATTACATGAAATCGGATAAAGCGGTCCTGTCGCCCATTATGACTTCATCCGATAACGTGATCAGCCTCGGACCAAACGCTTATGCCAAACCCGCCACGGCGCTTAACATCCTGCGCGAAACGGTGATGGGCCGCGAGCTGTTCGATTATGCATTCAAGGAATACGCGCGTCGGTGGGCCTTCAAATCGCCCGAACCCGCCGACTTCTTCCGCACTCTGGAAGATGCCTCGGGCGTCGATCTAGACTGGTTCTGGAAAGGTTGGTTTTATGGCGTCGAACCTGTCGATCAGGATTTAGTAGAAGTAGATTGGTTTCAGGTTGATTCAGGTGATCCGGTAGCGACCAAGGCAGCCGCTAAAGCTGAAGCGCAACGCCGGGCTGGTACGGTCAGCAAACAACGTGATGCAGCAACACAGGCCGAATCGGTTGTCGCCAAGGATTCAAGCATGCGCGATTTCTACAACAGCTACGATCCGTACGCCGTTACCGACACCGACAAGAAGAAATACCAGGATTACCTAGCAACGCTGAGCGAGAGCGAACGGAGTGCGCTGGAAAAAACGGCGGGCACCAACTTCTACACACTATCCCTCAAAAACAAAGGTGGTGTTCCGATGCCAGTGATCATCCGGATGGAATTTGAAGACGGAACCGATTCAGTAGCTCGCTTCCCAGCCGAAATCTGGCGATTCAACGACGTATCGATCAAGAAAGTGATTGCTACATCGAAGAAAGTAAAGCAATGGACGCTTGATCCGTACCAGGAGATCGCTGATATCGACGCCGATAACAACTCATTCCCCCGGGTGTCTCAGCCGACACGCTTCCAGTTGTTCAGGCAGCAGCAGCGTTCGGGCGCACAAAGTCAGAACCCGATGCAGCAACGTCGGTCTAATCAGCCGCCCGCTACACAAGGAAGCAGCAAAAACTAA
- a CDS encoding GNAT family N-acetyltransferase — MSYLIDQAQPSERVPMHLLLLADENQQLVEAYLPLSQVYLLKDLDQVVGICLLQIQQSTGEIMNIAVEPAHQGKGFGKALLAHVTDAARQQGLERLVIKTGNSSIGQMALYQQHGFDLIHVNYDYFTRNYPNPIWENRIRCKHQLIFELSL; from the coding sequence GTGAGCTATCTGATTGACCAAGCGCAACCTAGTGAACGGGTTCCTATGCACTTGTTGCTGTTAGCCGATGAGAATCAGCAGCTTGTTGAGGCTTATCTGCCGCTCAGCCAGGTTTATCTACTTAAAGATCTGGATCAGGTTGTGGGCATCTGCCTGTTGCAAATTCAGCAGTCGACGGGTGAAATTATGAATATCGCTGTTGAGCCAGCCCACCAAGGGAAAGGATTCGGTAAGGCCTTACTAGCTCATGTAACGGATGCTGCCCGCCAGCAAGGGTTAGAAAGGTTAGTGATTAAAACAGGCAATTCGAGCATTGGGCAAATGGCACTATACCAGCAGCACGGGTTCGATTTGATTCATGTGAATTACGACTATTTCACAAGGAATTACCCCAATCCTATTTGGGAAAATAGGATTCGGTGCAAGCACCAATTAATTTTTGAGTTAAGTCTATAG
- a CDS encoding ATP-binding protein — protein MTVEYLTDTTDALTIGQLTNPKIRWQVAIDPALILGFTTHPVWCRFTLQQAVKTSEKYALELTNFYVDSLTLYQPDSANKWIVQHSGDMIPFAARLPKTRCPTIYVTVSGTAPQTFYARILSTQHHSYQWQAWSQSTFLTDRLPDMDRYIVFTLVFMLTLFLLALLLFMYPFVVLRSYALWGLAVCISVLFGSGYSGYLFPHSTYWAHTSNFVTVGFLLPALAYYVVQACHLPKILPSLVWLYKGFGGLGFLYSIVSFFVRHAYITWTLIAAMAVMLGFTLALLVALYVRGVRPAIWNVLALLLLLPVYTYFYGRNAGFFTGSISEESLKFLMFLSSAAEPFFIVAMLWQSTRDRIRTANSLSLEQAHRENIQVLDKLKTDFSTNVSHELRTPIMLLLGPLQILYNRFPHNELYALMLRNAERLQTLTNQLLDLAKLDADQMQNSPTVGDFAADLSGWVALFDAQAQSQSVALTLHQNETSRLASYDADKVEKIVTNLLSNAIKFTPKGGLVVVKAFYSATSVLIDVRDTGVGISPEVLPHVFDRFYQEANTNREKIGSGVGLALAYELVQLLEGSIEVHSQLGEGTTFVLSLPIQTVADQSIQHKDIFPTPSPKRSDFEQIDRMITDADLPSTADLFADESEPLTEKPLLLLVEDNDDLRTYIRMTLASQYTLLEAVDGQQGLEMALDSMPELIITDLKMPRLDGLDLCRALRADSRTDHIPLVMLTAKATVEDRLIGLQTGADDYLTKPFLPMELLLRLQNLLQRKSSQQAYWQRTFAGSTIPNLSDTATLPDQEITELPDFLKNVYDLLEQHLDQSDFEVDQLADALAMSSRTLNRKMKGILGLTTREVIRTYRLRRGNELLEQGIQPTQAAYAVGFGSLSSFGRAYKEQYGFAPSTRKGLSKTT, from the coding sequence TTGACTGTCGAGTACCTGACTGATACCACTGACGCGCTTACCATCGGACAGTTAACCAATCCTAAGATTCGATGGCAGGTCGCCATTGATCCTGCCCTGATTTTGGGCTTCACTACCCATCCCGTCTGGTGTCGATTTACGCTTCAGCAAGCCGTCAAAACATCCGAAAAGTACGCCTTGGAGCTAACGAATTTTTACGTTGACAGCTTGACGCTATACCAACCCGACTCGGCCAATAAGTGGATTGTGCAGCATTCGGGTGATATGATTCCGTTTGCGGCACGGCTTCCTAAAACCCGCTGTCCCACAATTTACGTAACGGTATCAGGAACGGCTCCGCAAACATTCTACGCTCGAATTTTATCGACACAACATCATAGCTATCAATGGCAGGCTTGGAGTCAGTCTACGTTTCTCACGGATCGTTTGCCTGACATGGACCGATACATCGTGTTTACGCTTGTGTTCATGCTCACGCTGTTTCTGCTTGCTCTACTATTGTTCATGTACCCATTCGTGGTGCTACGTTCCTATGCCCTATGGGGATTAGCCGTTTGTATAAGCGTATTATTCGGAAGCGGCTACTCAGGCTATTTATTTCCCCACTCAACTTACTGGGCTCACACGAGCAACTTTGTCACCGTGGGCTTTTTGCTGCCGGCTTTAGCTTACTATGTTGTTCAGGCCTGTCATCTACCCAAAATTCTGCCCTCCCTAGTGTGGTTATACAAAGGCTTTGGCGGCTTAGGCTTTTTGTATTCGATCGTGAGTTTTTTTGTACGGCATGCATACATAACCTGGACACTTATAGCAGCAATGGCTGTTATGCTGGGATTTACCCTGGCCTTATTGGTAGCGCTGTATGTACGAGGTGTCCGGCCCGCCATCTGGAACGTACTAGCTTTGTTACTGTTATTACCCGTTTACACTTATTTTTACGGACGGAACGCAGGTTTTTTCACCGGATCTATCAGTGAAGAATCGCTTAAATTTTTAATGTTCCTGAGTTCTGCCGCAGAGCCTTTTTTTATCGTCGCGATGCTTTGGCAATCGACTCGTGACCGCATCCGAACTGCTAACAGCTTAAGCCTCGAACAAGCCCATCGTGAGAATATTCAGGTCCTTGATAAGCTTAAAACGGATTTTTCTACGAACGTTTCTCATGAATTACGGACACCCATTATGCTACTTCTGGGACCGTTACAAATCCTATACAATCGCTTTCCCCATAATGAACTATACGCGTTGATGTTACGCAATGCGGAGCGGCTTCAGACACTGACCAACCAACTGCTCGATTTAGCTAAACTTGATGCGGATCAAATGCAGAATTCACCCACAGTAGGCGATTTTGCCGCTGATCTATCTGGGTGGGTAGCCTTGTTCGACGCTCAGGCGCAAAGCCAGTCGGTTGCGTTGACGCTACACCAAAATGAGACCAGCCGCCTAGCTTCATACGATGCCGACAAAGTGGAGAAGATTGTAACAAACCTTCTTAGTAATGCGATTAAGTTTACACCAAAGGGCGGCTTAGTCGTTGTAAAAGCTTTTTATTCCGCTACCTCGGTACTGATTGACGTGCGCGACACAGGCGTAGGAATTTCCCCTGAGGTGTTACCCCACGTATTTGATCGTTTTTACCAGGAGGCCAATACGAATCGGGAGAAAATAGGCTCCGGGGTCGGATTGGCGCTTGCTTATGAGCTGGTGCAGCTCTTGGAGGGTAGTATCGAAGTACACAGTCAGCTTGGCGAAGGGACAACTTTTGTGCTATCGCTCCCTATTCAGACGGTGGCAGACCAGTCGATACAGCATAAAGATATTTTCCCCACTCCTTCACCCAAACGTTCAGATTTTGAGCAGATCGATCGAATGATAACCGATGCTGATTTGCCAAGTACCGCTGATCTATTTGCTGATGAATCAGAGCCGTTGACAGAGAAGCCCTTATTGCTATTGGTTGAAGATAATGACGATTTACGAACCTACATCCGAATGACTTTAGCCTCGCAGTACACTTTACTCGAAGCTGTTGATGGCCAACAAGGGTTAGAAATGGCCCTTGACTCGATGCCCGAACTGATTATCACCGACCTGAAGATGCCTCGACTCGATGGCCTGGATTTGTGCCGTGCGCTACGAGCTGATTCTCGTACGGATCACATTCCACTAGTGATGCTTACGGCTAAAGCTACTGTCGAAGACCGTCTGATTGGTCTTCAGACCGGGGCTGATGACTACCTGACAAAACCGTTTCTGCCAATGGAGTTGTTGTTGCGCCTACAAAATCTTCTTCAGCGTAAATCGTCCCAACAGGCTTACTGGCAACGAACCTTTGCTGGCTCGACCATCCCAAATCTGTCGGATACCGCAACCCTTCCTGACCAGGAAATTACCGAACTGCCAGACTTCCTAAAGAATGTGTATGACTTACTGGAGCAACACCTTGATCAATCCGATTTCGAAGTAGATCAACTAGCCGATGCCCTAGCCATGAGCAGCCGTACATTGAACCGCAAAATGAAAGGTATATTGGGTCTTACTACGCGTGAAGTAATCCGCACGTATCGCCTTCGACGTGGCAACGAATTATTAGAACAAGGTATCCAGCCAACGCAGGCCGCTTATGCAGTCGGTTTTGGAAGCTTATCCTCTTTTGGCCGGGCTTACAAAGAGCAGTATGGTTTTGCGCCCTCAACCCGAAAAGGTTTATCCAAGACGACCTAA